Genomic segment of Desulfobulbaceae bacterium:
CCAGGCCCAGGCTCTAGTCACTCGGGTCAGGCTGGTAAGTTTAGTAGTATCATTATCTGCCAGGCTGTTTGCCCATTGAAAGGCCTGCTCCGGGTTTTTGTTTGCCCAGAGACCAATGGCGGAATTGACCGCCATTGTGCGAGTACGCCCCTCGGGAAGGGAGGAAGACCAGGCTGTTGCTGCCTGTGGGTCCTTGCGCGCCCAGACAGTGGCGGTATGTGAGGCGGCCAGGTATTGTGACTCACCCTGTTCCTGGGCCTCGACCCAGGCCACTGCTCCGGGGAGATCTTTAGTTGCCCATTGGCGAACTGCAGTTGTGAAAATCTTGGATCGGGTCGAGCTATCCTCGAACTCCAACGCCCAGAGAGCTGCTGCCTGCGGATCTGTTCGGGAAAACGCCTCGCCCATTTTGATAAAAATACGGCTTTGCAGTTGTGGATCTTCAATGCCTACAGCCCAATCATATGTGGCATTTAAGTCAGTTGTGGCCCAGATGCCGGTAATTGTTTCCAAGGCGCGCGCCATGATTTGCGGGTCAGAAATTTGGTTGCTCCAGTTAATTGCCGCCCCAACATCTGTTGCTGCCCAGTTTTTGGCAACAATGACTGCCGCTGCATTTTTGACATCTTCCGGGGCCTGGTCGACCCAAAGAGCTGCTGCCTCTGGAGATTCTGTGGACAGGGCTGTAGTTAAGCTTACGGCAAAGGCGTGGCGGTCTTTAGGGTCTTCAATTTGTGACAGGAACTCCAGGGCAAGGCTTGGGTCGATTTCGGCCAAAAGCTTGCCAAGTCCAATCACAGCCTCTCTTCGCTCTAAGGCATCGGTAAGTTGAAGGGCATACTCAAACTCCTTGTCCAGCATTGCCGGGTCATACTCTTTAGGGATATGAATGTCTGCTGTCTGTGATTCTTCATGCCCTTCCGCCAGTGGGTTTCTTGGCTGTTTAACCAAGTCCAGGTTCAAGCTCGATGTTTTTACACTATTGGTGCCTGTTTGTTGAGCTTGACTCAAAGGCTGATTGGGGCCGGTATTTTTTGTTCCTTTTTTCTGTGCCTGGCTTGAAGCCTGCTGTTGGGAAGAGGCTTTGCCGATTGTCTGACTGGTCTCAGAGGTGTCTGAGCAGCTGGCTGTGAGAAGGGAAAATGCGCAAAGAAATAAGGCCGGCAGCGATGATATATTGCGATGGGGTGTGATCATTATAAATCTCTATACTTGAACGACGGCTTAGCTTTTTGATAGTTGGGCTACAGATACAGCCAGATTATTAACATATGCCATGGTTTCTTCAACCTCAAAGGTGAGTATTTTACGATTGTGCATAACGAGTTTGCCGCCGATGATGGATGTGTTTACGTCAGCTCCTTTGGCGCAGTAGACTAGAGAGTTCTGGTTGTAAAAAGGAGTCAGGTGAGGTTTGTGTAAATCAATGATAATGATATCGGCCATTTTTCCTGGGTGCAAAACGCCTGTTTCAGGCAGGCCTAAAACCCTTGCCCCACCAACCGTCGCGGCGCTCAATGCTTGCGCTGCACTTAAGACGGTTGGGTCAGAGCTCGTCACTTTATGCAGCTTGGCAAGTGAACTCATTTCAGAAAAAAGATCCAAGTCATTGTTGCTGGCACAGCCATCAGTGCCCAAGGCCACAGGGATTCCTGCCTGTAGCAGGCCTGGCACTGGAGCCACACCGGAGGCAAGCTTCATATTGCTTTCCGGGCAGGTAACAACTCCACAGCCTGATGTTTTTAAAATATCGATCTCATGGTCATCTACCAGCACGGTATGAATACAGACAGTATTTTTGTCGAGAACCCCCAGGGCGTTCAGGTGTCGTATGGGGGTTGTGCCGTACGACTTCTCAACCTGAGCGAGCTCGGCCTGTGTTTCTGCAGCATGTATAAACATAAGACAATTATTGTCGCTGGCCAGTTGTTTTGCTTTTTGCAGGGTTGCTGGGCTGCACGTATAGGGTGAGTGGCAAAAGAGTGCTTTATTGGCAAGGTGGGTATTGGGAAAAGTTGCCAGAAAGGTCTCTGCGGCAGTAATGTTGTGTTGCGGGTCAGGTACTCCGGGAGCCGGGAAGTCGATGATACCCTGGGCGGTGATCGATCGCATGCCCGTATCGTTAAAAGCTCTGACGGCTTCGGATTCAAAGAAATAGCCATCAGCAACAGTGGTGGTGCCGGACATGATCATCTCAGCTGCTGCCAGTTTAGTAGCCCAATAGACCATCTCCCTGCTTACATATTTTGCCTCGGCCGGGAAGATATGATCATTCAGCCAGGTCATCAAGGGCAGATCGTCGGCTAAACCTCGAAACAGTGTCATGGCGCTGTGGCCGTGGGCATTGATCAAGCCCGGGCAAATCAGGCAGTTTTTTGCATCAATAGTTTTTGTTGCAGAAAAATGGTGCCAGGGACCAATATGCTTAATAAAGCCGTCCTTTATGCCGACAAGTTCGTTTGGGGACGGGTGTGTTCCGGCTTTGCTAAGAATGGTGCCATTTATGATACTGATGTCGTAATCTGTCATGCCTATATTAAAACAGTCCGGGCATCATGAAGCAACAGGTGTTTGTTGTTTTACAGTTTTTTGTGG
This window contains:
- a CDS encoding amidohydrolase, whose amino-acid sequence is MTDYDISIINGTILSKAGTHPSPNELVGIKDGFIKHIGPWHHFSATKTIDAKNCLICPGLINAHGHSAMTLFRGLADDLPLMTWLNDHIFPAEAKYVSREMVYWATKLAAAEMIMSGTTTVADGYFFESEAVRAFNDTGMRSITAQGIIDFPAPGVPDPQHNITAAETFLATFPNTHLANKALFCHSPYTCSPATLQKAKQLASDNNCLMFIHAAETQAELAQVEKSYGTTPIRHLNALGVLDKNTVCIHTVLVDDHEIDILKTSGCGVVTCPESNMKLASGVAPVPGLLQAGIPVALGTDGCASNNDLDLFSEMSSLAKLHKVTSSDPTVLSAAQALSAATVGGARVLGLPETGVLHPGKMADIIIIDLHKPHLTPFYNQNSLVYCAKGADVNTSIIGGKLVMHNRKILTFEVEETMAYVNNLAVSVAQLSKS